The following coding sequences are from one Nicotiana tabacum cultivar K326 chromosome 1, ASM71507v2, whole genome shotgun sequence window:
- the LOC142163155 gene encoding uncharacterized protein LOC142163155, whose amino-acid sequence MAEDCELWDIICYGPYVPIKVLEEPPFSMAKTSKEYTEVDKIVVEKNFRAKKILVCRIGPKEYNRISTCDTTKEIWDLLQTGHEGTTQVKQSKIDMLTTEYELFKMTNDESIQDMHTRFTSVINELHSLDEIIPRNMLVRKILSFLPSSWESKVNVITESKDL is encoded by the coding sequence ATGGCTGAGGATTGTGAGTTATGGGATATCATATGCTATGGTCCTTATGTTCCAATCAAAGTACTAGAGGAACCTCCATTTTCAATGGCAAAAACCAGCAAAGAGTACACTGAAGTAGACAAGATAGTtgtggagaagaattttcgtgccaagaaaattctAGTATGTAGAATAGGACCTAAAGAGTACAATAGAATCTCCACTTGTGACACTACCAAAGAGATATGGGACCTTTTGCAAACAGGTCATGAGGGAACTACACAAGTAAAACAGTCTAAGATTGACATGCTCACTaccgagtatgaactcttcaaAATGACGAACGATGAATCCATTCAAGATATGCATACGAGATTCACTTCCgttataaatgagttacactcCCTTGATGAAATCATTCCCAGAAACATGCTAGTACGGAAAATCCTCAGCTTTCTGCCTAGCTCCTGGGAAAGCAAAGTGAATGTCATTACTGAATCAAAGGACTTATAG